Proteins from one Clostridium cellulovorans 743B genomic window:
- a CDS encoding S8 family peptidase: MKKRLFGTLIFALFFINAVNLIDTTVLADSSVKQKIDIEGFKTDERNIVKNEIIVKYKSKENNSNVLSYFLGSKKSESKIEKIKVDNREQLMQRIEELKNDSNVEFVQPNYKYEKFDMIDTQSNNAMTTNSGLSGKQWYLENYQIPQVWDKSTGKGVTVAILDTGIDSSHEDLIGKVKGGKDFTGTGSYLDNNGHGTAIAGIIAADKANNIGITGVAYDSKLLSVKVLDENGFGDTATIAQGIRWSADNGAKVLNISLGSLEDDPILEESVNYAASKGCILVAATGNYGFQKVTYPAAYDNVIAVGSVNETNQWCYFSSYGKELDIVAPGTKIYSTVPAAKFPSKYEAVLGTSASSAIVSGQVALMVSQKSQLTVQDVLDKIKNSCFSLSDSLSNMFYGYGLLDIKKIVTGVSGQLPTTVIGNNDNTINEAEKITGPKALVNKLSCNSDANWYKVSIPANSVAKFTFNTLDNGILANVFSDKFSSTDNIFVVIDQSEYYISNYNKDKTKNFYLEVYNPFVEKSNCTINIQYLSIKDTSIPKDSTLKYSIDSPKQGQVIAGNTLDLSGWAISKLGLANAKAIIDDQIMDIRVGVKRPDVLKAFSDYGDENSGFSGSLNLSKFSYGSHKLKLVFTDNRGVTQFTSPITFTIKDTLKYSIDTVKSGTNITGKYLSLSGWALSKASIEKIETLIDNNKVAELKYGIARNDVYNVFKEYNNKDSGFIGNIDITKYNYGSHILQLRVIYKGGRTQVTEPVSFNISSTLKSCLDSLKQGDIITGSSLDVSGWVLSKVGIKKVQVIIDDKEAVDVSYGKSRTDVYNAFKDYENKNSGFTGNVDIKNLSYGEHNLKILVTEAGGKTSTLSNTKFIVKNSLYCVDSPTSGKDVTGNILNISGWAISKAGIGKVEVIIDETIAQKLQYGLSRPDVYAAFKGYNNQNSGYLGSIDISKLSYGIHNLQIKVSDKVGRTTISEIIKINIIEERKYAVDSPQKGMSLSGGNLEVAGWVLSKTGITKVEAVIDGVAKDIQNKLSRPDVYGAFKSFGNQNSGYKGKIDISKLPCGDHSLTIRFTDARGLVTMSEAVNFNIQNTLKYSIDFPCQGLIIPTNKLEIGGWALSKTKITKVEAVVDGITQSLIYGLSRPDVYKIFSEYNNENSGFCSSIDISKFHYGNHYLVIKFTDESGRVSNSNTVVFNIPNTVKFNIDTPKNNIKVTDSTLKVNGWVLSRNSIKKIEVLIDDKLVQNVKYGVSRPDVYKAFSYYDNKNAGFTASIDISKFNKGVHSLVIRFTDGGGRTNFSDKLTFSY, encoded by the coding sequence TTGAAAAAAAGATTATTTGGCACACTAATTTTTGCTTTGTTTTTTATCAATGCAGTTAATTTAATAGATACAACTGTTTTAGCAGATAGTTCTGTAAAACAAAAAATTGATATAGAGGGTTTTAAGACTGATGAAAGAAATATTGTGAAAAATGAAATTATTGTTAAATATAAAAGTAAAGAAAATAATTCAAATGTATTGAGTTATTTTTTAGGTTCAAAAAAAAGTGAATCAAAAATTGAGAAAATAAAAGTTGATAACAGAGAACAGTTAATGCAGCGTATAGAAGAGTTGAAAAATGACTCAAACGTAGAATTTGTTCAACCAAATTATAAATATGAAAAGTTTGATATGATAGATACTCAAAGCAATAATGCTATGACTACTAATAGTGGTTTGAGCGGTAAGCAATGGTATTTAGAAAATTATCAAATTCCACAGGTATGGGATAAAAGTACTGGAAAAGGTGTAACAGTGGCAATTCTCGATACGGGAATAGATAGTAGTCATGAAGATTTAATTGGTAAGGTTAAAGGTGGAAAAGACTTTACTGGTACAGGCTCATATCTCGATAATAACGGTCATGGAACAGCAATTGCTGGCATAATTGCTGCGGATAAGGCTAATAATATCGGAATTACTGGAGTTGCTTATGATTCAAAGCTTTTGTCAGTTAAAGTACTTGATGAGAATGGATTTGGAGATACAGCTACCATAGCACAAGGAATAAGATGGTCTGCTGATAATGGTGCAAAAGTTTTAAATATAAGTTTAGGTTCACTAGAAGATGACCCTATATTGGAGGAGTCTGTTAATTATGCGGCTTCGAAAGGTTGTATCCTCGTGGCTGCAACTGGAAATTATGGTTTCCAAAAAGTAACTTATCCTGCTGCGTATGACAATGTTATAGCAGTTGGTTCAGTAAATGAAACAAATCAATGGTGCTATTTTTCAAGTTACGGAAAAGAATTGGATATAGTTGCTCCAGGCACAAAAATATATTCTACTGTACCAGCGGCAAAGTTTCCATCAAAATATGAAGCTGTGCTTGGAACATCAGCTTCTTCAGCAATAGTTTCTGGACAAGTCGCACTGATGGTAAGTCAAAAGTCCCAGTTAACTGTACAGGATGTCTTAGATAAAATTAAGAATTCTTGTTTTTCGTTATCTGATTCTTTGTCGAATATGTTTTATGGATATGGACTTTTAGATATTAAAAAGATAGTTACAGGTGTTTCTGGACAATTACCAACAACAGTAATTGGTAATAATGATAATACTATTAATGAAGCAGAAAAAATAACGGGACCAAAAGCATTGGTCAATAAGTTAAGTTGTAATTCAGATGCAAATTGGTATAAGGTAAGTATACCAGCAAATTCTGTAGCGAAGTTTACATTCAATACTTTAGATAATGGGATTTTGGCCAATGTATTTTCGGATAAGTTCTCTTCTACAGATAACATTTTTGTTGTTATAGACCAAAGTGAATATTATATATCAAATTATAATAAAGATAAAACGAAAAATTTCTATTTAGAAGTATATAACCCTTTTGTAGAGAAAAGTAATTGTACTATAAATATACAATACTTGTCGATTAAGGATACTTCGATTCCTAAGGATTCAACCTTGAAATATTCTATAGATAGCCCAAAACAAGGACAAGTTATTGCTGGAAATACATTAGATTTAAGTGGTTGGGCTATAAGTAAGTTAGGACTCGCCAATGCAAAGGCTATAATTGATGATCAAATAATGGATATAAGAGTGGGAGTGAAAAGGCCAGATGTACTTAAGGCTTTTAGTGATTATGGTGATGAAAATTCAGGTTTTAGTGGCTCTTTGAATTTAAGTAAGTTTTCTTATGGTAGTCATAAATTGAAGCTAGTGTTTACTGATAATAGAGGTGTTACCCAATTTACAAGCCCTATAACATTTACTATTAAGGATACACTTAAGTATAGTATAGACACTGTAAAATCAGGAACGAATATTACAGGTAAATATTTATCACTAAGCGGATGGGCTTTAAGCAAAGCTAGTATAGAAAAAATTGAAACTTTAATAGATAATAATAAAGTTGCAGAATTAAAATATGGAATCGCAAGAAACGATGTATATAATGTTTTCAAGGAATATAATAATAAAGATTCAGGATTTATTGGGAACATAGACATCACTAAATATAACTATGGTTCGCACATTCTACAATTAAGAGTCATTTACAAAGGTGGTAGAACACAAGTTACAGAGCCGGTAAGTTTTAACATCAGTAGTACTTTAAAGAGTTGCTTAGATAGTTTGAAACAAGGAGACATAATAACAGGTTCTTCATTAGACGTTAGCGGATGGGTATTAAGTAAGGTTGGAATAAAAAAGGTCCAAGTAATAATAGATGATAAAGAGGCTGTAGACGTAAGTTACGGAAAATCACGTACTGATGTATATAATGCCTTTAAAGATTATGAAAATAAAAATTCAGGTTTTACAGGAAATGTAGATATAAAGAATTTATCATATGGGGAACATAATTTAAAAATATTAGTAACTGAAGCTGGTGGCAAAACTAGTACTTTGAGTAATACGAAATTTATAGTTAAAAACTCATTATATTGTGTAGATTCTCCAACTTCAGGAAAAGACGTAACTGGTAACATTTTAAACATCAGCGGTTGGGCAATAAGCAAAGCTGGTATAGGAAAGGTCGAAGTTATTATCGATGAAACAATTGCTCAAAAATTACAATATGGATTAAGTAGACCAGATGTATATGCAGCATTTAAAGGATATAATAATCAAAACTCCGGGTATTTAGGATCAATAGATATTAGTAAGTTATCGTATGGTATTCATAATTTACAAATAAAGGTCAGTGATAAAGTTGGAAGAACAACTATTTCTGAGATAATTAAGATTAATATTATAGAAGAAAGAAAATATGCAGTAGATTCTCCACAAAAAGGAATGTCTTTAAGTGGAGGTAATCTTGAAGTAGCCGGTTGGGTATTAAGTAAGACTGGTATTACAAAAGTTGAAGCAGTGATAGATGGAGTGGCTAAAGATATTCAGAATAAACTAAGTAGACCTGATGTATACGGTGCATTTAAAAGTTTTGGTAATCAAAATTCAGGTTATAAAGGTAAAATTGATATAAGTAAGTTACCATGTGGAGATCATTCATTAACTATAAGATTTACTGATGCGAGAGGTTTAGTTACAATGTCAGAGGCTGTTAACTTCAATATACAGAATACTCTTAAGTATAGTATTGATTTTCCATGTCAAGGTTTGATAATTCCGACGAATAAATTAGAAATCGGAGGATGGGCATTAAGTAAAACTAAGATTACAAAGGTAGAAGCAGTAGTAGATGGAATAACACAAAGTTTAATTTATGGATTAAGCCGTCCTGATGTTTACAAGATATTTTCAGAATACAATAATGAAAATTCAGGTTTTTGTAGTTCTATAGATATAAGCAAATTTCACTACGGAAATCATTATTTGGTTATAAAATTTACCGATGAAAGTGGAAGAGTGTCTAATTCCAATACGGTGGTATTTAATATTCCAAATACAGTGAAGTTCAACATTGATACTCCAAAGAACAATATAAAGGTTACGGATAGTACTTTAAAAGTTAATGGATGGGTGTTAAGTAGAAATAGCATAAAAAAGATAGAAGTATTGATAGATGATAAGTTAGTGCAAAACGTGAAATATGGAGTAAGCAGACCTGATGTATATAAAGCATTTAGCTATTATGACAATAAAAATGCAGGTTTTACTGCAAGTATAGATATAAGTAAGTTTAATAAAGGAGTTCATAGCTTAGTTATTAGATTTACTGATGGTGGTGGCAGAACTAACTTTTCAGACAAATTGACCTTTTCATACTAA
- a CDS encoding S8 family peptidase has product MKKRLLGLLISGLVLVNLLNITQTESVLADTNVEKKVNVEDFYTDRENIVENEIIVKYKSEENKSKILKYFFGSKNNEVKIEKIKVGENEQLEDRIEELENDPNVELIQPNYKYEKFDVSNKVENNTVQAMGAISSVSDKQWYLQTLKIPDVWSVSTGKGVTVAVIDTGIDTRHEDLVGKVIGGKDFTGIGSYEDNNGHGTLVAGIIAADRENNIGVSGIAYDAKLLSVKVLNKDGVGDTNTIANGIKWAADNGAKILNISLGTGKDDAILKGAVDYAVSKGCILISASGNLGFQGVNYPAAYDNVIAVGATNQSNQLCYFSNFGKEVDVVAPGANIYSTVPNGIFGTKYLSAEGTSVATGMVSGQVALMLSKEPQLTVTDIQDKIKEYSNRLLVDSPNQFYGSGIFNVKAVLTGVFDNITTGYEDDNIPSNPRGIYNSKPAFICELNPVGDVDWYKLQIPDNTVAKITMNTADKNLWVNIFSDSLYFPDRFIQIGDRTEFYISNHYQTRDFYLKVFSYSEQISSCAIDILYLPVDHTSIPKDQTLKYSIDNPSQKKVITGDTLDISGWALSKYGINKVEALVDNRGIEIDYNLNRPDVFGAFPAYGNKQSGFAGNLDISDLPYGNHELTLMFTDERGIVSFSDTVKFTTINTLKYSVDTVRPGMDATGNTLSLSGWALSKAWIAKIEAVIDGGKTQALNYGLARTDVYNAFRDYNNSKSGFSGNMDIKEYAYGPHTLQLKVTYISGRVELTPAINFNIRGTLKTTLDSVKEWDLVTSSSLNVSGWAISKSGIEKVEAIIDDRTPVQLKYGVSRIDVYNAFKDYNNKSAGFSGSVDLTGLEYGNHFLKVKVTEAGGKVTFPVGIWFDVKNSISNMDSPGYNKTFSGKFINVSGWALSKSGIKKVEVVVDGQKTYQQIEYGLNRPDVYNAYKQYNSQACGFSGTIDISKLYYGSHYFNIIITDGVGRTQSVAFVPFDVEDSTQYSIDTPQAGRTEITNTLEVGGWALSKRNVVKVEALIDGVPQDLKYGLSRTDVYNAYKEYNNKTSGFNGKVDISKLPYGTHSLAIRITDASGFQKVSETIKFNVQSTLKYNIDTPTQGKLITGDVLNVSGWALNKSKITKVQALVDGVPYDLKYGVSRPDVYNAFKDYNNGTAGFNGTVDISKLDYYKHKLVLVFTDSTGRTINSNEVIFNRQNTLKYSIDTLQNGITVTGNTLNIGGWALSKAGISKVTMVINSTVYECEYNISRPDVYNAFKDYNNQKAGFRAALDISNLTTGTYHTQFRIVDGNGIETSTDPWIMYVKK; this is encoded by the coding sequence TTGAAGAAAAGATTATTAGGATTACTAATTAGTGGTTTAGTTTTAGTGAATCTGCTAAACATTACGCAAACAGAATCGGTTTTAGCAGATACTAATGTAGAGAAGAAGGTTAATGTAGAAGACTTTTATACTGATAGAGAAAATATTGTTGAAAATGAGATTATAGTAAAGTATAAAAGCGAAGAAAATAAATCAAAAATATTAAAATATTTCTTTGGTTCTAAGAATAATGAAGTAAAAATTGAAAAGATTAAAGTTGGAGAAAATGAGCAACTAGAGGATCGTATAGAGGAACTTGAAAATGATCCAAATGTTGAATTAATTCAACCAAACTATAAATATGAGAAGTTTGATGTATCAAATAAAGTTGAAAATAATACAGTTCAAGCTATGGGCGCAATTAGTAGTGTAAGTGACAAGCAGTGGTATTTGCAAACACTTAAAATTCCAGATGTATGGTCAGTAAGTACTGGAAAGGGTGTTACTGTAGCAGTAATTGATACAGGAATAGATACAAGACATGAGGATTTAGTTGGTAAGGTAATAGGTGGAAAAGATTTTACTGGTATTGGTTCATATGAGGATAATAATGGACATGGTACACTTGTAGCTGGAATTATTGCAGCAGATAGAGAAAATAATATTGGAGTTTCTGGAATCGCATATGACGCCAAATTATTGTCAGTTAAGGTTCTTAATAAGGATGGTGTTGGTGATACTAACACTATAGCAAACGGTATAAAGTGGGCAGCTGATAATGGTGCAAAGATATTAAATATCAGCTTAGGTACTGGAAAGGATGATGCTATATTAAAGGGAGCAGTTGATTATGCTGTTTCAAAAGGCTGTATACTTATTTCAGCATCAGGAAACTTAGGTTTTCAAGGTGTAAATTATCCCGCAGCTTATGATAATGTTATAGCTGTTGGAGCAACAAATCAATCTAATCAATTATGCTACTTTTCTAATTTTGGTAAGGAAGTTGATGTAGTTGCACCAGGGGCAAACATATACTCAACAGTACCTAACGGCATATTTGGAACAAAATATCTTAGTGCAGAAGGAACATCTGTAGCCACAGGAATGGTTTCTGGACAAGTTGCTTTAATGTTAAGCAAAGAGCCACAATTAACGGTGACTGATATTCAAGACAAAATTAAAGAGTATTCAAACCGATTATTGGTAGATTCTCCAAATCAGTTTTATGGAAGTGGAATATTTAATGTTAAAGCTGTATTAACAGGAGTATTTGATAATATAACTACTGGGTACGAGGATGATAATATTCCTTCAAATCCACGAGGAATATATAATTCAAAACCAGCATTTATTTGTGAACTAAATCCTGTTGGTGATGTTGATTGGTACAAGCTTCAAATACCAGACAATACTGTAGCAAAAATTACAATGAATACTGCAGATAAAAATTTATGGGTAAATATTTTTTCTGATAGTTTATATTTCCCAGATAGATTTATACAAATTGGAGATAGAACAGAATTTTATATATCCAACCATTATCAAACTAGGGATTTCTATTTAAAAGTATTTAGTTATAGTGAACAAATCAGTAGTTGTGCTATAGATATACTATACTTACCAGTTGATCATACTTCAATTCCGAAAGATCAAACCTTGAAATATAGTATAGATAATCCAAGTCAAAAGAAAGTGATCACAGGAGATACCTTAGATATAAGTGGATGGGCTTTAAGTAAGTATGGTATTAATAAGGTAGAAGCTTTAGTAGATAATAGAGGTATAGAAATAGATTATAATTTAAATAGACCAGATGTATTTGGCGCTTTCCCAGCCTATGGCAATAAACAATCAGGCTTTGCGGGGAATTTAGATATAAGTGATTTACCATATGGAAATCATGAGTTAACTTTGATGTTTACAGATGAAAGAGGGATAGTTAGTTTTTCAGATACTGTTAAATTTACTACTATCAATACATTAAAGTATAGCGTGGATACTGTAAGGCCAGGAATGGATGCCACAGGGAATACTTTATCACTAAGTGGATGGGCATTAAGTAAAGCATGGATAGCTAAAATAGAAGCTGTTATAGATGGTGGTAAAACTCAAGCATTAAATTATGGTTTAGCTAGAACCGATGTATATAATGCTTTCAGGGATTATAATAACAGTAAGTCAGGTTTTAGTGGAAATATGGATATCAAAGAATATGCATATGGTCCTCATACATTGCAACTAAAGGTTACTTATATAAGTGGAAGAGTAGAACTTACACCAGCAATAAACTTTAATATTCGTGGTACTTTAAAAACAACATTAGATAGTGTTAAAGAATGGGATTTAGTTACGAGTTCAAGTTTAAATGTTAGTGGTTGGGCAATAAGCAAGTCAGGTATAGAAAAAGTTGAAGCAATCATAGATGATAGAACTCCAGTCCAATTAAAGTATGGAGTATCTAGAATAGATGTATATAATGCTTTTAAAGATTACAATAATAAAAGTGCAGGTTTTAGTGGTAGTGTAGACCTTACAGGTTTGGAATATGGAAATCACTTCTTAAAAGTAAAAGTAACAGAAGCTGGGGGAAAGGTTACATTTCCCGTTGGAATTTGGTTTGACGTAAAGAATTCTATATCTAATATGGATTCACCTGGCTATAATAAGACTTTTTCAGGAAAGTTCATAAATGTAAGCGGATGGGCGTTAAGCAAATCAGGAATAAAGAAAGTTGAAGTTGTAGTTGATGGACAGAAAACTTACCAACAAATAGAATATGGTTTAAATAGACCAGATGTATATAATGCGTATAAACAATATAATAGTCAAGCATGTGGCTTTAGTGGTACTATAGATATTAGTAAATTATATTATGGTTCTCATTATTTTAACATAATAATTACTGATGGAGTAGGAAGAACTCAATCAGTAGCTTTTGTTCCGTTCGATGTTGAAGACTCAACCCAATATTCTATAGATACTCCGCAAGCTGGTAGGACAGAGATTACAAATACTCTAGAAGTTGGTGGATGGGCTTTAAGTAAGCGAAATGTAGTTAAAGTTGAAGCATTAATCGATGGAGTGCCTCAAGACCTTAAATATGGATTGAGTAGAACCGATGTATACAATGCATATAAGGAATATAATAATAAAACTTCAGGCTTTAATGGTAAAGTTGATATAAGTAAGCTACCATATGGAACCCACTCTTTAGCGATAAGAATTACTGATGCAAGTGGATTTCAGAAAGTATCAGAGACTATTAAATTTAATGTCCAAAGTACCTTGAAATATAATATAGATACACCAACCCAAGGAAAGTTAATTACTGGAGATGTATTAAATGTTAGTGGTTGGGCGTTGAATAAGTCTAAAATCACTAAAGTACAGGCTTTAGTTGATGGAGTGCCATATGACTTAAAGTATGGAGTAAGTAGACCAGATGTCTACAATGCCTTTAAAGATTATAATAATGGAACTGCAGGGTTTAATGGAACAGTAGACATTAGTAAGTTGGATTATTATAAGCACAAGTTGGTATTAGTGTTTACTGATAGTACTGGTAGAACTATTAATTCAAATGAAGTAATATTCAACAGACAAAACACTTTAAAATACAGTATTGATACCCTTCAAAATGGAATAACAGTTACGGGAAATACTTTAAATATTGGTGGATGGGCATTGAGCAAGGCTGGCATATCAAAGGTTACAATGGTTATAAACAGTACTGTTTATGAATGTGAATATAACATAAGTAGACCAGATGTGTATAATGCTTTTAAAGACTACAACAATCAGAAGGCAGGTTTCAGAGCAGCCTTAGATATAAGTAATCTGACGACAGGTACCTATCATACACAATTTAGAATTGTAGATGGAAATGGAATAGAGACTTCCACAGATCCTTGGATTATGTATGTAAAAAAGTAA